One part of the Mytilus trossulus isolate FHL-02 chromosome 11, PNRI_Mtr1.1.1.hap1, whole genome shotgun sequence genome encodes these proteins:
- the LOC134690980 gene encoding uncharacterized protein LOC134690980, producing the protein MNFFQSSMDSCTYTSKEQEIIQDPMPNLTCQTLQPPDQEFSKHQTLSEQLDFIEKQNGTILEAQNIAFEQISNISISMDTVQSNLQYLINLIKCRSTVKSSNKQTPVTPRGDSVHLEKTLDINCQIPVVVRSTINPENIRIGNSNFEMSYDKYCKILQRNSNLPTTFAVKLLSVLFTDNELFERNVTGRVIHDNVQRSKLNPIKLDAIENQLRLQFPQFMDSKENNDKIWIAINGKCRKTTAKLNKTVFSDPI; encoded by the coding sequence ATGAATTTCTTTCAATCATCCATGGATTCATGTACATATACCAGCAAAGAGCAAGAAATAATTCAAGATCCTATGCCCAACCTGACCTGTCAAACATTGCAACCACCTGATCAGgaattttcaaaacatcagACATTATCTGAACAGCTTGATTTCATTGAAAAGCAAAATGGAACCATACTAGAGGCACAGAACATTGCGTttgaacaaatatcaaatatttcaatatctaTGGACACTGTACAatcaaatttacaatatttaataaacCTGATCAAATGTAGGAGCACGGTTAAAAGcagtaataaacaaacacctgTGACACCAAGAGGAGATAGTGTTCACCTAGAGAAGACATTAGATATCAACTGTCAGATACCAGTCGTTGTAAGATCAACAATAAACCCAGAGAATATCAGGATAGGCAACTCAAATTTTGAGATGAGCTATGATAAGTACTGcaaaattttacaaagaaaCAGTAACCTTCCAACTACATTTGCAGTAAAATTACTTTCTGTTTTGTTCACTGATAACGAACTATTTGAGAGAAATGTCACAGGAAGGGTCATACACGATAATGTCCAGAGGTCAAAACTTAACCCCATAAAGTTAGATGCTATTGAAAACCAACTTCGTTTACAGTTTCCACAATTTATGGATTCTAAGGAGAACAATGACAAAATATGGATTGCAATAAATGGGAAATGCAGAAAAACAACTGCTAAACTTAACAAGACTGTGTTTTCAGATCCAATCTaa